GGCTGTTTTGGTCAGAATGAATTGAAGCCTCTTGATATTTACCTCGGCTCGAGGAATCAGTGATGGAGCTAGTCGCGGTATTAGAATCGGTTACGGTCGTTGCATTGCTGGGTTCGCACTTGACACAGTTGACCTTGTTTATTTTCTGTCCCCAATAATAATATGCTTCCTTCGACAATTCAAGATGTGATTGAGTAGTATCACCAAGTCTTGTTCCATTGAGTATTAACAATTCGGCAGAATCAAATAACGGCTTACCTGTAATCTCATCCTTAACTGGGTGCGATAAGGCATACTCCAAAATACTAAATTCAATCCTCTCGCTGGAATCTAAGCTGGATGCACGCTTCGTCACCTTCATATTAATATCTACTTTTGCGCCAATACTTCTCAAGATCTGATCAATATCGTGATACTGAACACCGTGGATAAGAAGACTTGATGGGTCTGAAACCTTCATAAAGTCAAACCATGATCGTTTAGAGTACTTCCTGGTAATGAAATCCAACCGCCGAGAGTCGCAAACTGAATCATTAATCCTCTGGTCTTCCGGAAGAAGAGCTTCATAAAAAGCGTTGGATGACTCATTATTGATGTGATATAACAATGCCAGCGTTTCTCTATCAAAAGAATCAAGCTTGAGCGATCTCACTTTGGATATACTAGTACCCATGGATCTATGGCATGACGAACACTTAATGCAGAAGATTACCAAGATATTAAGTGAGATCCATTCAACAGAATCCTTAGATCCACAATCACAGCACTGAAAATTACTCTCAGATACAGCCTGTACCACTTTCAAATTAGCTAAGGATACCGATGAAattcttctcatccttTCAGTTGCCCTCGCAAGGGTCAGAgctgaagaaattgagtGAGGGTGTATCATGGATTTAGTACCAGCATCACTACCACGATGGAACCCAATATGCTGTCCAGCATCGAACAGCGAATGAACCCATGAATCGCGctcctcttcatctatTGCTTGATAGTACCTCTCCAGTCCCGTACTTGTAATCAATCTGAAACAGTTCTTCCGTTTCTCAAAATCTATGGATTTTATATTACAAAGGGATATATCGATAGGTTTGTTGCGCACAGATACACCCTTCCTCCAGTCCATATATTCAGTCAACTTGCCAGCTTTCAATACCACCCATTGCTTATGCCAGCCGGATTTACCCTGACCCCGTTGAGTAAACAAGATACCCGATTTTTCACCTGGGGTATGATTCAGATTTGAGAAAGTAGCAGTGGCCATCTGAGCCTTCAACTGTGCcaaagaggaagatttgACTACAGAAGCTCTAAACTCCTTCCTCTTACCTTGTAATTCCAGAACATAGgaagaaaacttgaagCCTTCATCATTTTGAGATATGAATCGAAGGTTAACCCCAATCATTAAATCATAAAGAAAACTGAGGTAATCGATTTTGGCAACTTCAAATGCCTTCCTCTTTAAAAGTAGCTTATCATCTCTATTCTTTCCTGAATTTAAGAGTTTGGAGAGCCAATCATAGTATTTCTtactttcatcttcaaacagCTTCTTCTGGCAGGATAATGTGTCAACACTGATTATCCGGCCGGAAAGTTTATGCCTTATATTCAACACGATCTTCTTATAGCTATCATCGAACAAAGCGTTTAGTTGATTAACAGTCGAATTGTCGATCGCTCCTTTGGAAGCTTTCCGCTTGAGACTTTCGGGAATGCTGTTTCTAGAAATATCCCGAAGATATTTTACCAGTGAATTCTTTGAACTGGCCGTCTGACGTGATAAGTTTGCAAAAGATTCTAAGACTTCATTGGCTCGTGCAAAATCATTTAATAATACAGGAATCTTAAGTTCATATTCCGCCAATGTCTGTCTTAAAACGGGACCATCTTCCTGAGTCacaggaaaaaaagaagatactTTGCTCAAAGAAGTATGGTCTTCTGGTGTAGTTACCTCAGGAACAGGAAAGGCCGTGGCGACTTCAGACGATGAGCCGATGAAACTTTCCTTAGCTGATGCTGGAATTTTAATCGTGCATGGACTCTTGTAAAGACATATAAAAGACACATTATTCTTCGTGGTTTTATTTATCAAATTGAATTCAATGTAACCGTCGACCTCGGCCAGGCTGATAGATATTGATTCGGACTGGATGTCTTGTGACTGGCGCTCGCAGATAGACCAAGCCATTTGGGTAAGATCCAGCCCTTCAGTCAAAATCACTTTGAGCCTATTGAAGGCAGCCGGGATCTTTAGTACAAAGCCGCTATCACCATGTTGAATCAACTCGATTAGACTTCCTTCAGAAACAATATTTCCATAACCGATATCTATACTTAGCTTATTCTGCGTCCCGGGCTCATCAAAAATTTCGAGACGTGAGATTCCAACAGATTTTGTTTCATTAACCCCCGCTACAAGTTGCTTGATAATTGAATCCATAACCCTTGGCCTCAGAAACTCATGAACAGTAGGAGTTATTGAAATGTTATTCTGAGATCGGAGAGATTCAAAATGTTAGAGGACGAGATCGGAATGGTAGTGTCCCACCTAAAACACTCAACTCTTTTGCTATAAACGAATGCGAGTATCGCATTCTTACACCAACAGCACAATAAGTGAGTCACCCATCCTGACACCACAAAATTTGGCTTTTTGGGCTAACCACTATGTACGTGCATTTTCGCCTTTCACCGAGACAAACTCATTTTGTTTACAGCAATAGGTGCATACTTCCTTTGCGTTTCGACGTCTAAGATCCATTTACTTGGCTCTTTTGCCTCGATACTTTCATCTTATTCACTATACTTTAGGCCGGTACTCTCcgtttttttcttcttcttgttatGAAAGACTATCAACAGGCCTCTAttaatgcttcttctaTGTCTTTCGGTACTGTCAAACGCTCTTGCAACAATCCAAAAGCTTTCAATAATAACAAGGCAATCAAGACTGGATCGCGGAATCGAAAGAATGGAAGACATTTCAAGAGGTATAATGAGAATGGCTCCGATAGTAATACCAGTGTAAGTACTGATACGCTCTCTCTActcaatgatgatgacttAATGCTAGAACGGTCTATTCTGATGTCAAACAAGAAGGGACTTGATATCAGCCATCTGCTGGATTTCAGTATTGCCGATGATGAGAACCGGGAATTGGAGTCTATTGAGACCTCAGCCAAAAAGCATTCACATTTTAGAggaaatagaaaaaagTCCTTCAATGGAAGAGGAGCTGCAGATATCTCCCTATCTGGTCGTAGCTACATCAACGTGAATTACAAATTTATTGTTGATTATAGGGCTGATTATAAGTCACAGATACTGGATCCCAACTTTCCACTTGATGATAGCAGCATAGTGAGAGTTATTGTCAACGGCGAGGACTATCATTGTCCCATCTGTCTCGAAGATGAATTTATTGCCCCTAGAATGTCTAAATGTGGGCATATATT
The sequence above is a segment of the Brettanomyces nanus chromosome 4, complete sequence genome. Coding sequences within it:
- a CDS encoding uncharacterized protein (BUSCO:EOG0934441H), translating into MDSIIKQLVAGVNETKSVGISRLEIFDEPGTQNKLSIDIGYGNIVSEGSLIELIQHGDSGFVLKIPAAFNRLKVILTEGLDLTQMAWSICERQSQDIQSESISISLAEVDGYIEFNLINKTTKNNVSFICLYKSPCTIKIPASAKESFIGSSSEVATAFPVPEVTTPEDHTSLSKVSSFFPVTQEDGPVLRQTLAEYELKIPVLLNDFARANEVLESFANLSRQTASSKNSLVKYLRDISRNSIPESLKRKASKGAIDNSTVNQLNALFDDSYKKIVLNIRHKLSGRIISVDTLSCQKKLFEDESKKYYDWLSKLLNSGKNRDDKLLLKRKAFEVAKIDYLSFLYDLMIGVNLRFISQNDEGFKFSSYVLELQGKRKEFRASVVKSSSLAQLKAQMATATFSNLNHTPGEKSGILFTQRGQGKSGWHKQWVVLKAGKLTEYMDWRKGVSVRNKPIDISLCNIKSIDFEKRKNCFRLITSTGLESAVIVDLRILSMGTSISKVRSLKLDSFDRETLALLYHINNESSNAFYEALLPEDQRINDSVCDSRRLDFITRKYSKRSWFDFMKVSDPSSLLIHGVQYHDIDQILRSIGAKVDINMKVTKRASSLDSSERIEFSILEYALSHPVKDEITGKPLFDSAELLILNGTRLGDTTQSHLELSKEAYYYWGQKINKVNCVKCEPSNATTVTDSNTATSSITDSSSREDGLHQLALIKLTVHIFLNHIRDFVMSAIPNWTPTSCKTYLFIPNGKELVCENIELKECIGRGNFGDVYRGISVGTKVTVAIKTINLDKSDDDIPILLQEIKLLRDLNSPFITKWYDTCVKDVTMFICIEYCGAGSCTDLLRIHKSLNEVAVAYITRDTLRGLEYLHSLGIIHRDVKAANILLTEDAQVKLADFGVSGKLQNSAKRKTFVGTPYWMAPEIILRKNGYNEKVDIWSLGITVIELRTGRVPHSDEDPLKALYQLCKRPPPGLIGSEYSHYIKEFTRICLQKQPQSRPTASDLLKMRFITRTRFKSNPLIQLIQEKLEATKFRPKKRQPKHPLKFDSNHFGPNMQWNFEVTTRKDKMGGSSGGNIAHIGDVQSSTMMYDSNKENSVVTSMEPPVYAKSPSQSNDIILNEQSGLIQKVFENILVLDQKRHTLGEHNTCRDDAKFKSILNNVQSLTMELEFLHPGFLKTLCIAYLNSQY